One Coffea arabica cultivar ET-39 chromosome 5c, Coffea Arabica ET-39 HiFi, whole genome shotgun sequence DNA window includes the following coding sequences:
- the LOC113689438 gene encoding uncharacterized protein, producing the protein MALPRRSKRNLKICCGASAVGLIILVVVSVTLVFTVFKPKDPLIKPLPAKLENVQFQLFPTLSLNATMGINATIYNRNYGGFQFKNSTTFVDYRGMNIAAIPLEEGSVPARGKLNISTIANITAEKLVTSPYFWQDFGSGRLNFTSTANLHGKAVVLNVFKFDAKVFSTCDISVQVLSQEVDVDCTAKLKL; encoded by the coding sequence ATGGCTCTACCAAGAAGATCAAAGAGAAACCTCAAAATTTGCTGTGGTGCTTCAGCAGTAGGCCTCATCATTCTTGTAGTTGTTTCTGTCACACTTGTTTTTACTGTTTTCAAGCCTAAAGATCCCTTGATCAAACCGTTACCAGCAAAGCTAGAAAATGTTCAATTTCAATTGTTTCCAACCCTAAGCCTAAATGCAACAATGGGAATAAACGCCACCATTTACAATCGAAATTATGGAGGATTTCAGTTCAAGAACTCCACAACTTTTGTTGATTACCGTGGGATGAATATCGCTGCAATCCCGCTTGAAGAAGGAAGTGTTCCAGCAAGGGGAAAGCTTAATATTAGCACCATTGCTAACATTACTGCAGAAAAGCTGGTTACAAGTCCATATTTTTGGCAAGATTTTGGTTCTGGCCGTTTGAACTTTACATCAACTGCAAATTTGCATGGTAAAGCGGTTGTGCTGAACGTTTTCAAGTTTGATGCAAAGGTCTTTAGCACTTGTGACATTTCTGTTCAAGTTCTCAGTCAAGAAGTTGATGTCGATTGCACTGCCAAACTCAAGCTATAA